A segment of the Nostoc sp. TCL26-01 genome:
CGGTAGGGGTCTTGCAATCCTTTGATGTTACCGCACAAGAGAGGAGTCAAGCCGATACTTTGGACAAATCGGTAAAGATTCATCTGTACCCCTGGTTGATCGCCATCACAAGCACTCAGAATCACTCCGGCTTTATCTGCATAGACTTTCAGGATAGAACCGATAGTACCGTCGAGTTCAGCATTCATCATGATGACGTGTTTGCGATGAGCGATCGCTGCCATCACCACATGAGCGCCAAACTCCACTGCACCAGTGACTTCGATAATAGCGTCGATACCCTCAGCTTGGCAGACCAATTTGGCATCTTCTGTAATAGCATATTTATTTTGAGCGATCGCTGTTTCTAATGCGCCGACACTATTAACGACTTGGATTTCTTCCAGACCCGCTTCGACATAAGCTCGTCTAGCACCATCAAGACTGCGGTTAGCGATCGCAACTAACTCCATTCCTGGCACAGAATTAATAATTTGATTGGCAATTCCTCGACCCATAAAACCAGCGCCAATCATACCTACTTTCACCGGATTACCAGCCGCAGCACGAGCCTTCAGAGCGTTATCAATAATAATCATTTGCTTAATTCCTTTATTTTTTAAACAAGCAACAGAAGAGCTAAGAAAAATTACTAATCTCTACTCTCTACTAATTACTCAGCACTCATTACCCGGATTTCTCACCAGACTTATTAAACTGAGGTTTTCTCTTTGTCCAAAGATTGTAGGGGCGGGTTCATTAAGATCATTATTAATCATTAATCATTTCTGTAAACCCGCCCCTACCGCTTGTGAGAAATGCGGGATTACTCATTAACAAACCGCTTCCACCGGATCTGGGCTACCAATTGGTAAAGTTTCTAATAAAGGCCAATTAGCATCTTTATCAGAAATTACAGTTACTTCTAAAGGCCATTCAATGTTAAAAAATGGGTCGTTGTAACGTAGACCTTTTTCATAACCTGGGGTGTAAAATTCACCTACTTGATAGACAACTTCCGCATCATCAGTCAGCGCTTGATAACCGTGGGCAAACATTTCTGGAACATATAAACCCCGACGATTTTCGGCGGTCAGTTCTACACCGAAGTGGGATAAAAATGTTGGTGACTCAGGACGCATATCAATAATGACATCATAGATAGCACCTTTAATGCAGCGAATTAATTTTGTTTCTGCGGCTGGTTTAAGTTGATAGTGCATACCTCGTAATGTGCCTTTTTTATAGTTATATGAAAGGTTACATTGAGCCACTACTGGTTTTAACCCATGTGCAGAAAATTCGTTAGCACAAAAAGTCCGGGCAAAGAAGCCACGATGATCTGGCTTTTCTTCTAAGTCAACAATAAATGCGTCTTTAAGTGATGTAGTAGTAAAAATCATGGCTTTATCGAATAGTAATTGTCTACAGTTAATGGTTACTAATTAATTAGGATTTACACTCAAGGAAATAGCTAAACAGGAACTTGATTTATTTCTGGTCTAGCGTAAGTTTGATCCCAGTATTGTGTACAAAGTTCTGGACGTTTGGGGGGATTAGCAGTGTAAACAAAAAATAGGGCTGGTCGTTCTTGGGTGCGAATTGTCCCGTGGTGTATAGCCGTTCTGGGATCAGTAATAATTACTGTACCTGCTGCACCTGGGCAAGATTTCCATGCGGATTTAGAGATAATTGCTTCTAATTGTTCATCGGTTAATCCCAGATATCCGGACTGCTTTAATTTGTGATTAATTCGATAAGCATTCCTATGAGGAAATGATGTTAAATGCACAGGAACATATTCAAAAGCACCGTGTTTTTCATCTACATCATTTAAGTAGATGATAATTTTCACCATTTTGCGGTCTTCAGAATCTTTATGCCAGAGTAAAGTACCAAACTGGTGTTGATTAGGGAAATCTTTGCGTAAATGGACACCTTGAAAAGCAACAGGTAGACCAAGATAGTTTTCAATTATCTGTAATAATCGAGTTTCTTGTCCCCAATTGCTAAATGCTGCTAGGTCTGTAACTGTGTAAATTTGTGGCAATCTTCTCGATGTATTTTGATTGCTCACTGTTGACGTTTGTGCTAATTGACTATGAGCAGATGTTAATAACTCTGTAGTAGATGTTAAGCCTAATTCCTCTAAATTGGTGATGTAAACACCTTCTGTTTTAAGGGTATTGACAATTAGGCGATCGCCTGCATCTAAAGCTGGTAAATTATACTGATGTTGCCATAGCTTTAATCTATAAACCAACTCAGAGCTTAATGTAGATATTTGATTTTGAATTGTCTCCAACATAGCATGATTAGTTATTTTACCAAAGTCGGTATATCATCCACTTTTACTTCAGCAGATGCTCGAATAAAGTCTGGTTTAGGATAGGAATTATCCCAGAAGTGAGTACAAAGTTGGGGTTGTTTGGGTGGGTTAGCTGTGTAGGCAAAAAATAGCGTTGAGCGTTCTTGAGTGCGGAGAGTACCATGATGTAAAAGTCTTCTGGTATCAGCTAAGATAACTGTTCCTGCTTTACCTGTACAAGACTTCCAAGCTGATTTGGGGACAATTTGATTTAATGTTTGATCATCGATTCCACCTGTGTTTTTAATCTTGTACTTAATCCGATAATAATTAAGTTTAGGTAAGGAAGTAAAAGCAAGCGGTACGTATTCAAAAGGCCCTTGTTCTGTGTCTACATCATTTAAGTAAACAATGACTTTCAAAACACGACGATCTTCAATATCTCTATGCCATAATAATGTAGCAAATTGATTTTCGTTAGGAAAATCTTTGCGTAAATGGACACCATGATAGGCGACAGGAAGACCAATATAGTTTTCGATTATGTTGAGTAGTCTTGGTTCACTTCCCCAGTTATAAAATTCTGGTAAGTCGGTAACAATGTAAATTTCTGGGTGATTTTCACTAGCAGAATTGTAATTTGCCTGACCCATAGTCGGTAAAATTTGGTCAGATATACTCAGCATTTGGGAACTGGAATTAAAGCCTAATTCTGCTAAGTTCGTAATATAAATACCGTCGCGTTTGAGAGTATTTAAGATTTGGCGATCGCCTGGTTCCAATGGGGGTAAATTTTTGCTGTGTTTTTTTAGTCTCGCTTGATAATCTAATTCAAAACTTAACGAACTGATTTTTTCTTGGATGTTATTTGGCATACTGAAAGCTCTTTATTTAAGCAGAGATTTTTGTGATGAAAGTTTATTATTAGAGCGAATTTCTTGAGATGATGGTTCAATAGCTGCGGATAATCTCATCTCTCTAAAAGCTATGACATCAAAAGCAGTCATGCTCACTAAAGCCAAAAATGGCACAACTACTTTGATAGCAGATACAGGCCATCTTCTTAAAGCACCCAAGAAAACTTTTAAGTTGACCTCTTTGGAATTATGTAGCAGCATTCGCTGACAAAATTGCTGTGAATATCCATTTTCTTGAAGTTTTAAAATAACTTCAGGAATATGTTTATACTGCATTAATAAAGCTGATTTTGGCTCTTTTTGCCAGTAACTTACACCCACAATACATTCTAAATAAGTCTCTCTCGTGATAATCAATCTACCGTGAGCAGCACAATAACCAGCCAGATAAGCTAGAGAAATCCAATTACTAGCCGCATCTGTCCACTTTTTCAGAGCTTGTTTGACTAAATCAGTACGATAAATACTAGCAGAGAGGAAAATAACTGCACCAACACTTTTAGCAAAACAATATTCAAAAATAGCTTTACTATCACCACAGCCATCTTCACAATCAGCATCAAACCAGCGATTACCAATAATAGTTGGTGGGTAAACTGGTTGTCCAGTAATTTTATTCCGACCAGAAAAATTGAGGAATAATAATCCTAAATCTTCATGCTGTTTGATTTTATTAATCACATAAGGAATTGCTCTATCTTGAACAGGATCATCATCGCCAATTGTCCAAACATATTTTGTTTCCGCAGAACTTAGGCAATACATAATGTTTTTCATTAC
Coding sequences within it:
- the rfbC gene encoding dTDP-4-dehydrorhamnose 3,5-epimerase, which produces MIFTTTSLKDAFIVDLEEKPDHRGFFARTFCANEFSAHGLKPVVAQCNLSYNYKKGTLRGMHYQLKPAAETKLIRCIKGAIYDVIIDMRPESPTFLSHFGVELTAENRRGLYVPEMFAHGYQALTDDAEVVYQVGEFYTPGYEKGLRYNDPFFNIEWPLEVTVISDKDANWPLLETLPIGSPDPVEAVC
- a CDS encoding phytanoyl-CoA dioxygenase family protein, giving the protein MLETIQNQISTLSSELVYRLKLWQHQYNLPALDAGDRLIVNTLKTEGVYITNLEELGLTSTTELLTSAHSQLAQTSTVSNQNTSRRLPQIYTVTDLAAFSNWGQETRLLQIIENYLGLPVAFQGVHLRKDFPNQHQFGTLLWHKDSEDRKMVKIIIYLNDVDEKHGAFEYVPVHLTSFPHRNAYRINHKLKQSGYLGLTDEQLEAIISKSAWKSCPGAAGTVIITDPRTAIHHGTIRTQERPALFFVYTANPPKRPELCTQYWDQTYARPEINQVPV
- a CDS encoding phytanoyl-CoA dioxygenase, translated to MPNNIQEKISSLSFELDYQARLKKHSKNLPPLEPGDRQILNTLKRDGIYITNLAELGFNSSSQMLSISDQILPTMGQANYNSASENHPEIYIVTDLPEFYNWGSEPRLLNIIENYIGLPVAYHGVHLRKDFPNENQFATLLWHRDIEDRRVLKVIVYLNDVDTEQGPFEYVPLAFTSLPKLNYYRIKYKIKNTGGIDDQTLNQIVPKSAWKSCTGKAGTVILADTRRLLHHGTLRTQERSTLFFAYTANPPKQPQLCTHFWDNSYPKPDFIRASAEVKVDDIPTLVK
- a CDS encoding glycosyltransferase family 2 protein, coding for MNKLLTIAIPTYNRAELLDQQLTWLANAVKGFEADCEILVSDNCSTDNTQDIIQKWQQQLDNITFKSHKHPENLGVMKNIMYCLSSAETKYVWTIGDDDPVQDRAIPYVINKIKQHEDLGLLFLNFSGRNKITGQPVYPPTIIGNRWFDADCEDGCGDSKAIFEYCFAKSVGAVIFLSASIYRTDLVKQALKKWTDAASNWISLAYLAGYCAAHGRLIITRETYLECIVGVSYWQKEPKSALLMQYKHIPEVILKLQENGYSQQFCQRMLLHNSKEVNLKVFLGALRRWPVSAIKVVVPFLALVSMTAFDVIAFREMRLSAAIEPSSQEIRSNNKLSSQKSLLK